CCACGTCACGCGTCACAACCACCTTATTGGTCGAGGGGTTGCACGCACGGTATGCCTTTGTTCCTTTTTCATAGCCAACCAACACCATTGGAGTACTCCGATCCGCCAATTTGCTAGTATGCCTGGTCATTGTCTTCACATGCGCCACGCACCCGAAAGTGCGAAGATGATCAACCGCAGGCTTGTGTCTGTACCATGCTTCGTACGGCGTCATCCCAACCACACTCTTGGTTGGAGCCTGGTTCAGCAGATAAACGGCCCTATTGACCGCCTCACCCCAAAACTTGCCCGGCATGCCTTTACTCTTCAACATGCTTCGTGCCATCGCCACCACGGTTTGATTCCTCCGTTCCACAACACCGTTTTGCTGTGGTGAATATGGTGCTGTAAGATACCTCTTGATCCCTTGAGCTTCGCAAAATTCCGTGAATGCACGAGACTTGAACTCACCCCCCCGATCGGTACGGAGGGCCTTCAGCTTGGCTTCAAATTCTACTTCAGGCACCATCTTTATTATCCTGAAGGCTTGCAAAGCTTGGTCCTTCATCTTCAACAACATGATGCACATGAATCTGCTGAAGTCGTTGACGACGAGCAAGAAGTATCTGTTTCCGGCAGGGGTGGCCGGTGTAATCGGTCTGCACAAGTCTCCGTGGACCAACTCAAGAGCTTTACTCGCTCTAAAGTTTCCCTCTCTTGGGAACGGGGCTCGCCTTTGTTTCCCAATGAGACAACCGTCGCACACTTGGTCGACATGATTGATGCACGGTAGACCACGTACCATCTCCTTTTCTCCAAGTTGCCGAAGATCCTGGAAATTTAGATGACCGTAGCACGTGTGCCACTTCCATGCCGAGTCATCCATGCTCGACAGTAGACATACCGGATCCACACGATCCAAGTTGAGGATGTAGAGCCTGTTTGGTGACCTCCGCACCTTCATAATCAACATCCTCTGACGATCATACCCCCATAGATAGCCATCTTCGAGCACAATCTTGCAACCACGCTCCTCGAGCTGACCAAGACTTATGATGCTGCTCTTTAGCTTGGGAATATAGTACACATCTGTGAGCACCTTGTGACCGCCATTCTTCAACTCAAACAGGACAGTACCTCGCCCTGCGATGTCAATGGTCCGTCCGTCGCCGAACCGAACCGTGCCTCCCACCGAAACACTGAGCTCAGAAAACTGGTCCTTGTCGCCTGTCATGTGGTTGCTAGCGCCCATGTCAAGGTACCACACGTGCCTCGACGTGTTCACCCTCTTCTTATCGTGAAGATAAACTGCCTCCTCTATGAGCGTGACAACCTCTGTAGTCGGCGCCTTTGGAGCTGGACTATCCTCGTCCATTAGCTGGCATACTTCAACCATGAGCATCATGTCTCCATCATCGCCTCCTTTGGCCATGAGAGCTTTCTCCTTCGGTGGTTACTTGCACTCTGACTTGAAGTGCCCCATGATGCCATAGTTGTGACACTTGATCTTGCGCTTGTcgaacttcttcttcttcggaGCGCCGTCGCCGGCGTTCTTCTTACTTTGTTCTTTTGGTGCACGATCTTGGCGAGTGTTGCTGCTAGAGCCCTCGCCACCTCTCCTTGAGTCCAGCGCCAGCCATTGAGCCCGTGTGAGCATGACATTCTCATCGTTCCTCCCATCCCCGAGACTATACCGCATACGCTCGTCATGAGCCTTGTAGCGTCCGACGAGATCGCCGATGGAGAGAGTCTCAAGATCGACGCACTGCTCGATCGCCGTGACAATTTGCAGGTACCGGGGAGGGGCCGCGCGCAAGAACTGCCGGACAACCGAGGTCTTTGTGAGGTCTTCTCCAAGTGCGCGGATCCGATTGACGAGAGTAGCCACCCGTGAAGCGAACGCATCCACGGACTCATTGTTGCCCATGACCAAAGTCCCGTAGTTCCTTAGGAGAGTTTGGAGATTGGCTTGCTTGACGCGGGTGTGTCCCTTGAATATGAGCTTCAAAGTATCCCACGCCTCCTTCGCCGCTTCTTTGGCGATTAGGTGTTGGAGGACATCCATCGGCATCACCGAGTAAATCGCTGACGCCGCCTGCCGATCCTTCCGGTGCTCGTCTCCCTCCTTCTTGAACGCATCGCCTCCTGGGTCGACCGCGTCCCATAGCTCGTTGGCGCGGAGACCACACTCCATGAGGGCCTTCCAGACCCTGAAGTTCTTGCGATCAAATCATGGGTACGACAAACTCGCCGGAGCAGCAAATACTTTAGTCGCACAGGAGTACTCTGCCAGTTGCTTGTTCTTATCGTCGTCCGCCATGATCCTCCATTACTAGAAGACCAACCTtactctgataccaattgttagCTTCGGTCCCGAACGTACGAACGCTGACGAGTACTTTCCGTCGAGTTCCGGCTGGCCGATCCTTTGACCAACAGACGTACGTACAACAAGAAGCAACTAGGCAGGCAGCTGGATGGATACTCGTGTCTAGTTAGCTAGCGTAGACCAAGTCGTCGGAACACAATACGCGAAGTCGCCGAGTTATAGCAACAGGCTCGTGTGGAGCCTTTGTACTTTTTATTGATTTGATCTGTCTGGCTTACGACGCAGGGGTATATGTACATATATATAGTAGTCTAGAACAAGCCTAGCCCTATACTACTCGGTAATTGTTTCACGTCCGAGCCGGACTTTGACAAACGTGGTTAATTCCAATAGCACGCACCACTACGGCCTCTAGATCGACTACCCCgacccatcttcttcctcttcttcccggACCCGAAGACCGGCAAGTTCCGCGCGTCATCGCGCGTCTCCTTCGTCTCCACGGCCACAACTTCATGTCCTGTGGGCACTAGGTGAGCAGCCGCGTCGCCCAAGCCCTTTTTTTTCCGCCTTATATTCGTCCTCTAGGAGGCGATCCATCCATGCCAAACCCCCAGCCACCGTGCTCTGCTGCGGAATGCCCACGAGCGTCGTCTCTGTTCCGCCCGCTCCTACGCACACGCATGCACGCAAGCACAACCTCACGCGCTCACGCACCCGAGCACCACGACTCTGCACGTACCCACACACCTGCACCATGCTCGCTGTAGCTTCTTCATCCATGGTGTCTTCGCCCTTGCTCCCACGCACTCGCAGCACACACGCACGCCTCTCCCGACGCACGCTCATGCGCATTGCCGCATCCTCACGCACGCCCAGCCATGCACACACCCGCTGGCATGGAGCAGAAGCCACCATGGCTGAAACTCGCGAGCTTCATGCTCACGCCACGCACATCCCATCGTTGCTCCGCTTGCCCGCGCGGATCCAACGTCCCTTTTCCGCACGCCCGCCGGTGCTCTACAGCCTCTGAAGTCGCCGTCTTGATCGGGTTTGCCACCGGCAAGATTCCTGTGCGTTCATGAAGGTCAGGGCTTGGCCTTGTCATTTATTCAAAGGAAGCCGTGCTCCTTCTCCAGCGAGATCACAGCGCTAGCCCAGCTGGTTAGCCACACGCGCTCGCATCCGGGAGGTCTGGGGTTTGAGACCCAGCCGGCACCATTTTTGCTCTGTTTTCCTATTATTTTGCACAGTCAACGCTCACTCGGGCCAAGACCTCCTGGGCCGCTGCAGGTTGCTGCAATCCGGCCCGTGCATTTTTTTCCCAGACTGTGTATTTTAGCATTTTCCAGTGCATTCTTATTCACAGAAATGCCATCATTTTGAATTGTTAATAACTAAATATGCATGCATCTAAATTAATCAAACAatacatgtaaaatgcttagaattttatctagtttcacaatatccaactttcatccatgttaaaataTTTAAACTTGTTGTTTGCATTATTTATGCACATATGTCATGTTAAAATGGTTTAATTCATatctaaataaccgtagctccgttttaaataaactttatatgtaaatggggtagaaaaatgcatagattaacttgctgcactttattttgctgtttaacaaaattaaaattgtgtatagggcagaacagtaccaaattcgaaatatgcagaagaggattttctggaattgttgtttgttgttccggcctcatttaaacttgcctagataggtagttttattatgcatcatctcttgccatcactcattaaaccggacatgcatcatacttgattgtgcatcatgccatgtttatgtgatggttgtttaccatgttgtttgcttgtttCCGGTGCCTCTTCTTCTTGATAGTTCCGttaacgttgcgattgtgaggatacGTTCGACTACGTGGgatcatcttcttcatggactcgttcttcttcctagcggtttttcaggcaagatgaccgtcaccttggatctcattaatatcattgctatgctagttgactcgatgctatcgctatgccgcgttacctaccactcgcttatcaagcctcccaaattgccatgaacctctaacctttgtcacccttcctagcaaaccgttgtttggctatgttaccacacttgctcagcccctcttatagcgttgctagttgcaggtgaagatgaagattgctccatgttggattatgtttatgttgggatatcacaatatctcttatattattaatgcatctatatacttggtaaagggtggaaggctcagccttatgcctggtgttttgttccactcttgcggtcctagtttccatcatatcagtattatgttcccggattttgcgtccctagcgcggttgggtgttatgggaaccccttgacagttcgccttgaataaaactccttcagcaaggcccaacattggttttaccacttgcctacctaccacctatacctttcccttgggtcatctttattttagccccctggggcaatgcttctctaagtgttggtccgaactagagccccttgcagcgccacctcggggaaactcgaggcctggttttagttgtacggactgttcatccggtcgtggcctgagacgagatacgcgcggctactattAGGGTGTCGGCACACCGGGAGGTGTTGCTGgatttgttttaccattgtcgaaatgtcttgtaaccgggattccaagactgatcaggtcttcccgggagaaggaatatccttcattgatcgtgagagcttatcatgggctaag
This genomic window from Aegilops tauschii subsp. strangulata cultivar AL8/78 chromosome 4, Aet v6.0, whole genome shotgun sequence contains:
- the LOC109771835 gene encoding uncharacterized protein, which codes for MECGLRANELWDAVDPGGDAFKKEGDEHRKDRQAASAIYSVMPMDVLQHLIAKEAAKEAWDTLKLIFKGHTRVKQANLQTLLRNYGTLVMGNNESVDAFASRVATLVNRIRALGEDLTKTSVVRQFLRAAPPRYLQIVTAIEQCVDLETLSIGDLVGRYKAHDERMRYSLGDGRNDENVMLTRAQWLALDSRRGGEGSSSNTRQDRAPKEQSKKNAGDGAPKKKKFDKRKIKCHNYGIMGHFKSECK